A single region of the Austwickia chelonae genome encodes:
- the hutG gene encoding formimidoylglutamase produces MDDSSWQPTPDDVWTGRLDGPGPEHTRWHQLVTPLDPHDEATGDLALIGFASDEGVRRNHGRPGAAEAPDALRRALAPLAWHPRQPRSRAFAEWTRPVHRRTVDAGEIAEPKRPVIHDAGTLTVVGDDLEDAQRRLGAHTAHLLDRHELVVVLGGGHDTAYGSYLGWSAARRCADARVGVLNLDAHFDLRDHSISTSGTPFLQMARAEQVAGRVFDYAVLGISATGNTPALFAEAARWGVRYLRDVDCAPGRVAQMSAAVEFWLAGCDLVHLSIDMDVLPAATAPGVSAPAAYGVPLESLIAVCELVAASGKLILVDVVEVAPRFDVDNRTSRAAARLISDLVGASSAG; encoded by the coding sequence ATGGACGATTCCTCGTGGCAGCCGACACCCGATGACGTCTGGACCGGACGGCTCGACGGCCCCGGCCCCGAACACACCCGTTGGCACCAACTGGTGACCCCACTGGACCCGCACGACGAGGCCACCGGAGATCTCGCACTGATCGGATTCGCCTCCGACGAAGGAGTCCGCCGCAACCACGGACGTCCCGGCGCAGCAGAGGCCCCCGACGCTCTGCGGCGTGCGCTCGCGCCCTTGGCCTGGCACCCGAGGCAGCCCCGGTCCAGGGCTTTCGCCGAGTGGACCCGTCCCGTCCACCGACGTACGGTCGATGCCGGGGAGATTGCTGAACCGAAACGGCCGGTCATTCACGACGCCGGGACTCTCACCGTGGTGGGTGACGACTTGGAGGACGCCCAGCGGCGACTCGGCGCGCACACCGCTCATCTGCTCGATCGGCACGAACTGGTCGTCGTGCTGGGTGGCGGACATGACACGGCCTACGGCTCCTACCTGGGGTGGTCCGCAGCCCGAAGGTGCGCCGACGCGCGGGTGGGCGTGCTCAATCTCGACGCCCACTTCGATCTGCGTGATCACTCGATATCGACCTCCGGCACGCCTTTTCTGCAGATGGCCAGGGCCGAGCAGGTCGCAGGGAGGGTCTTCGACTACGCGGTACTCGGGATCAGCGCGACCGGTAACACTCCTGCGCTCTTCGCGGAGGCGGCACGTTGGGGCGTGCGTTACCTTCGCGATGTGGACTGCGCGCCGGGCCGGGTTGCACAGATGTCGGCTGCGGTCGAGTTCTGGCTTGCGGGATGCGATCTGGTGCACCTGTCGATCGACATGGATGTTCTGCCTGCCGCGACGGCTCCGGGGGTGAGCGCACCGGCCGCCTACGGAGTGCCCTTGGAGTCCTTGATCGCGGTGTGCGAGCTGGTGGCCGCCAGTGGGAAACTGATCCTGGTGGACGTGGTGGAGGTGGCACCTCGGTTCGACGTGGACAATCGCACCAGCCGGGCGGCGGCCAGACTGATCAGCGACCTCGTGGGAGCGTCGTCGGCCGGGTAG
- the hutU gene encoding urocanate hydratase, with amino-acid sequence MAFPGAREVRAPRGTEISTKSWQTEAPLRMLMNNLDPEVAERPDDLVVYGGTGRAARSWEAFEAIVSALRDLESDETLLVQSGKPVGIFRTHEWAPRVLIANSNLVGDWANWPEFRRLEAEGLMMYGQMTAGSWIYIATQGILQGTYETFYAVARKLHEAGRLTEPSLAGTLTLTGGCGGMGGAQPLAVTLNGGVALVVDVDRHHLERRVSKRYLHEVADDLDDAVRRVNAAKSERRPLSVGLLGNAADVFPEMLRRHRSGEVTVDIVTDQTSAHDPLSYLPSEIPFVQWPDEAQADPEVFTKKARESMAAQVQAMVEFQDAGAEVFDYGNSIRDEARHAGYSRAFEFPGFVPAYIRPLFCEGLGPFRWAALSGDPQDIAVTDAAIKELFPENTHLHQWIDAAGEYVEFEGLPARICWLGYGERHLAGVRFNELVREGKVKAPIVIGRDHLDSGSVASPYRETEDMLDGSDAIADWPLLNALTATSSGATWVSIHHGGGVGIGRSIHAGQVGVADGTDLAEAKLSRLLTNDPGMGVIRHVDAGYARAAEVARERGVRIPMQES; translated from the coding sequence ATGGCATTCCCCGGCGCACGCGAGGTCCGCGCCCCACGCGGAACCGAGATCTCCACGAAGTCCTGGCAGACCGAGGCACCCCTGCGCATGCTCATGAACAATCTCGATCCCGAGGTCGCCGAGCGTCCGGACGACCTGGTGGTCTACGGCGGCACCGGGCGAGCGGCACGCTCCTGGGAGGCCTTCGAGGCGATTGTCTCTGCCCTGCGTGACCTGGAAAGCGATGAGACCCTGCTGGTGCAGAGCGGAAAACCGGTCGGGATCTTCCGAACCCACGAATGGGCTCCGCGTGTCCTCATCGCCAATTCCAATCTGGTGGGTGACTGGGCGAACTGGCCAGAATTCCGGCGCCTGGAGGCCGAAGGCCTGATGATGTACGGGCAGATGACCGCCGGTTCCTGGATCTATATCGCCACCCAGGGCATCCTGCAGGGCACCTACGAGACCTTCTACGCCGTGGCCCGAAAACTGCACGAAGCCGGCCGGCTGACCGAACCGTCCTTGGCCGGCACCCTGACACTCACCGGCGGCTGCGGCGGCATGGGCGGCGCTCAGCCTTTGGCGGTCACGCTCAACGGCGGGGTGGCACTGGTCGTCGACGTCGACCGGCACCATCTCGAACGACGGGTCTCGAAACGCTATCTGCACGAGGTCGCGGACGATCTCGACGACGCCGTACGTCGGGTGAATGCGGCGAAGTCCGAACGCCGTCCGTTGTCCGTCGGCCTCCTGGGCAATGCTGCTGATGTCTTCCCCGAGATGCTGAGGCGTCACCGCTCCGGTGAGGTCACCGTCGACATCGTCACCGACCAGACCAGCGCGCACGACCCGCTGTCCTATCTGCCTTCCGAGATCCCCTTCGTCCAGTGGCCCGACGAGGCCCAGGCCGACCCGGAGGTCTTCACGAAGAAGGCCCGCGAGTCCATGGCGGCGCAGGTGCAGGCGATGGTGGAATTCCAGGACGCCGGGGCCGAGGTCTTCGACTACGGCAACTCGATCCGCGACGAGGCCCGGCACGCCGGTTACTCCCGTGCTTTCGAGTTCCCCGGTTTCGTCCCGGCGTACATTCGTCCGCTGTTCTGCGAAGGTCTGGGCCCCTTCCGGTGGGCTGCCTTGTCCGGAGATCCCCAGGACATCGCGGTCACCGATGCCGCGATCAAGGAGCTCTTCCCCGAGAACACCCACCTGCACCAGTGGATCGATGCCGCCGGAGAGTACGTCGAGTTCGAGGGTCTTCCCGCCCGGATCTGCTGGCTGGGTTACGGCGAGCGTCACCTGGCCGGCGTACGGTTCAACGAGCTGGTCCGCGAAGGCAAGGTCAAAGCACCGATCGTGATCGGCCGGGACCACCTCGATTCTGGGTCGGTGGCCTCCCCCTACCGGGAGACCGAAGACATGCTCGACGGTTCCGATGCGATCGCAGACTGGCCGCTGCTCAACGCGCTGACGGCGACCAGCTCCGGTGCCACCTGGGTGTCCATCCATCATGGTGGCGGTGTCGGTATCGGCCGGTCGATCCATGCCGGCCAGGTTGGGGTCGCCGATGGCACCGATCTGGCCGAGGCGAAGCTGAGTCGTCTGCTCACCAACGACCCTGGCATGGGGGTCATCCGGCATGTCGATGCCGGTTATGCACGGGCTGCTGAGGTGGCTCGCGAGCGCGGCGTACGCATCCCGATGCAGGAGTCCTGA
- the hutI gene encoding imidazolonepropionase, with product MSVLPDAEVITGIGELWTVDDRQGEDPRLGYGCGVLADAAVVVEGGVIVWVGPSKQAPAADRCTDVDGRAVLPGWVDSHSHLVFAGDRSAEFAARMAGQSYAAGGIGVTTTATREASDEELRALIAGRVRDAVRGGTTYLETKTGYGLSVEQEARSARLAAEAVDEVTFLGAHLVPGEFSGGGPGRDRADYVDLVCGPMLEAVRGLASWADVFCEEGAFDVEESRRILLACRDVGLGLRVHGNQLGRSGGVAMAVEVGAASVDHCNFLSTQDLDDLAQSDTVATVLPACDLSTRAPLAPARALLDAGAVVALASNCNPGTSYTTSMNFCVATAVLQMNLSVAEAVRAATSGGARALRRDADLPSSNGIDGECGVEFFTGARAPVGSVRVGARADLQVLAAPSATHLAYRPGMPLTWAVWREGCRVV from the coding sequence ATGTCGGTTCTTCCCGATGCGGAGGTCATCACTGGTATCGGCGAGTTGTGGACGGTTGACGACCGACAGGGTGAGGACCCTCGGTTGGGTTACGGCTGTGGCGTCCTGGCTGATGCAGCTGTCGTGGTCGAGGGTGGGGTGATCGTCTGGGTCGGCCCGTCGAAGCAGGCTCCGGCTGCGGATCGGTGCACCGATGTCGACGGACGGGCGGTTCTTCCGGGCTGGGTCGACTCGCACTCGCACCTGGTGTTCGCCGGGGACCGCTCAGCAGAGTTCGCGGCACGGATGGCCGGCCAGTCGTATGCGGCCGGGGGGATCGGGGTGACCACTACGGCGACCCGGGAGGCCTCCGATGAGGAGCTGCGGGCGTTGATCGCGGGCCGGGTCCGTGACGCGGTGCGCGGCGGGACGACCTATCTGGAGACGAAGACCGGTTACGGTCTGTCGGTGGAGCAGGAGGCCCGGTCGGCACGGTTGGCGGCTGAGGCGGTGGACGAGGTCACTTTCCTGGGTGCTCATCTGGTGCCGGGTGAGTTCTCCGGCGGCGGGCCGGGCCGTGACCGGGCGGACTATGTCGACCTGGTGTGCGGTCCGATGTTGGAGGCTGTCCGTGGCCTGGCGTCCTGGGCCGATGTCTTCTGCGAGGAAGGAGCTTTCGACGTCGAGGAATCCCGTCGGATTCTGTTGGCCTGCCGGGACGTCGGGCTGGGGTTGCGGGTGCACGGCAACCAGCTCGGGCGGAGCGGAGGAGTCGCGATGGCGGTGGAGGTCGGTGCCGCCAGTGTCGACCACTGCAACTTCCTGTCCACGCAGGATCTCGATGATTTGGCGCAGTCCGACACCGTGGCAACCGTGCTGCCTGCCTGTGATCTGTCGACGAGGGCTCCGCTGGCTCCCGCGCGGGCGTTGTTGGACGCCGGGGCCGTGGTGGCTTTGGCTTCCAATTGCAATCCGGGAACCAGTTACACGACGTCGATGAACTTCTGTGTCGCCACGGCAGTTCTGCAGATGAACCTGTCGGTGGCCGAGGCGGTGCGGGCGGCGACCTCGGGTGGTGCTCGTGCGCTGCGGCGGGATGCGGACCTCCCGTCGTCCAACGGGATCGACGGGGAGTGCGGCGTCGAATTCTTTACAGGCGCACGGGCTCCGGTGGGCTCGGTGCGGGTCGGGGCGCGGGCGGATCTGCAGGTGTTGGCTGCGCCGTCGGCTACCCATCTGGCGTATCGGCCGGGGATGCCGTTGACCTGGGCTGTGTGGCGGGAAGGTTGCCGGGTCGTCTGA
- a CDS encoding PhoX family protein, translating to MSVVGHPGGRSAMTCHYRCGNACAQEAPNAEGGQHFGLVAAQAVSRRGFLRLGGTTAVVGLLAASGSRVPVAAAAEETDRGLVDALSGGAVFDFRGIAPVPATTDMVVVPPGFTWAPLIRWGDPILRGAPAFDFDRQSVRAQERQFGYNNDFTALIRESDLRGLLVCNHEYTNDELMFRRIKSSKDLSVEQIRVVMAAHGMSVVEVARKNVRSPWRYLPTGRRNRRITASTPFAVTGPASGSALLRTSADPQGRRILGTLNNCSGGVTPWGTVLSGEENFNQYFKADAVPPARRAMLKRYGIDSGGRGWERADRRFDLVQEPQEANRFGWVVEVDPYDPTAVPRKHTALGRLKHEAATVAVDDDGTVACYTGDDERFEYLYKFVSHFPYREGDSAEVKAHNARILTSGDLFVAAFTAAEDVDMPHAGVGTWLPLVKDGRSAVPGMSLDEVLVFTRAAADKVGATKMDRPEDVETNPVNGKVYMVCTNNTKRRPGQVDPANPRPANKHGHIIEITPDSSRHASDGFTWDLVLVAGDPSDPDTYFAGMSPSDVTPISCPDNITFDSAGHLWIATDGQPGTLNHCDGLYMMTVDGPERGKLRRFLTVPVGAETCGPVVSWDDRTVIVAVQHPGEVDGASPDRPASTFPYDGPRQPRPSVIQVHRT from the coding sequence TTGTCCGTCGTTGGCCACCCCGGTGGTCGCAGCGCTATGACCTGTCATTACCGGTGCGGTAACGCCTGTGCTCAGGAGGCACCCAATGCCGAGGGCGGTCAGCATTTCGGGCTGGTCGCGGCGCAGGCGGTCAGTCGTCGCGGTTTCTTGCGGCTGGGTGGAACGACCGCAGTGGTCGGGTTGTTGGCGGCGTCCGGTTCCCGGGTTCCGGTCGCTGCGGCCGCTGAGGAAACCGACCGGGGACTGGTCGATGCCCTGTCCGGTGGGGCTGTTTTCGATTTCCGGGGGATCGCCCCGGTGCCGGCGACGACGGACATGGTCGTGGTGCCGCCGGGGTTCACCTGGGCTCCGCTCATCCGGTGGGGAGACCCGATCCTGCGTGGGGCGCCGGCTTTCGATTTCGACCGGCAGAGCGTTCGGGCCCAGGAACGACAGTTCGGGTACAACAACGATTTCACGGCACTTATCCGGGAGAGCGATCTGCGCGGGCTGCTGGTGTGCAATCACGAGTACACCAACGACGAGTTGATGTTCCGCAGGATCAAGAGCAGTAAGGACCTCAGTGTCGAGCAGATCCGTGTCGTGATGGCGGCGCACGGCATGTCCGTCGTCGAGGTGGCTCGGAAGAATGTGCGTTCTCCGTGGCGGTATCTGCCGACCGGTCGGCGCAATCGTCGGATCACCGCGAGCACGCCGTTCGCGGTGACGGGGCCTGCGTCCGGGTCGGCGCTGCTGCGTACCTCGGCCGACCCGCAGGGGCGTCGCATCCTGGGAACCTTGAACAACTGTTCCGGCGGGGTCACTCCATGGGGGACGGTGCTGTCCGGGGAGGAGAACTTCAACCAGTACTTCAAGGCGGACGCAGTCCCTCCTGCTCGGCGGGCCATGCTGAAGCGGTACGGCATCGACAGCGGAGGACGGGGGTGGGAACGCGCCGACCGGCGGTTCGACCTGGTGCAGGAGCCGCAGGAGGCGAATCGTTTCGGGTGGGTGGTGGAGGTCGACCCGTACGATCCGACTGCTGTCCCACGCAAACACACTGCTCTAGGACGGTTGAAACATGAGGCGGCCACGGTGGCGGTTGACGACGACGGCACAGTGGCCTGTTACACGGGGGACGACGAACGGTTCGAGTACCTCTACAAGTTCGTTTCACATTTCCCTTATCGGGAGGGCGATTCCGCAGAGGTCAAAGCACACAATGCCCGCATCCTGACCTCGGGGGACCTTTTTGTCGCCGCGTTCACCGCTGCGGAGGACGTGGACATGCCGCATGCCGGGGTCGGCACCTGGTTGCCCCTGGTGAAAGACGGACGGTCGGCGGTGCCGGGGATGTCCTTGGACGAGGTCCTGGTCTTCACCAGAGCGGCTGCGGACAAGGTGGGAGCCACGAAGATGGACCGGCCCGAGGACGTGGAGACCAACCCGGTGAACGGCAAGGTCTACATGGTCTGCACCAACAACACGAAACGTCGGCCTGGGCAGGTCGATCCGGCGAACCCTCGCCCGGCGAACAAGCACGGGCACATCATCGAAATCACGCCGGACAGCTCCCGTCATGCCTCAGACGGCTTCACCTGGGATCTGGTCCTGGTCGCCGGAGACCCCTCCGACCCGGACACCTACTTCGCCGGGATGTCCCCCTCGGATGTGACACCGATCTCCTGCCCCGACAACATCACCTTCGACTCGGCCGGCCATCTGTGGATCGCGACGGACGGGCAACCCGGCACGTTGAACCACTGCGATGGCCTCTACATGATGACGGTGGACGGCCCGGAACGTGGCAAGCTGCGCCGCTTCCTCACCGTCCCGGTCGGAGCGGAGACCTGCGGCCCGGTGGTCAGCTGGGACGACCGGACCGTGATCGTGGCCGTACAGCATCCGGGCGAGGTCGACGGTGCTTCTCCTGATCGTCCGGCCAGCACCTTCCCTTACGACGGGCCACGTCAGCCCCGTCCCTCGGTGATCCAGGTCCACCGGACGTAA
- a CDS encoding AMP-binding protein: MEYPSSDPDIEYPDLRLDQFVLAALAEHEADRAALIDGVTGRSLTYGELIAQVHRAAAGFARLGIGSGDVVAVHLPNCPEFAVLLLAISAVGATTSPVSTSSVAEEVIGHVETSGATMLVAHASLWPAAGPCASSMAVAGSPVVVVAMDELSRPVHDGFTSYTDFLASSPEGMEIDPTAPDLDLATHPVCLPFSSGTTGLPKPVMLSHRAVTANVLQFNAAVHFPGPQKTLAFLPFSHVYALSATLLGGLVRGDTLVTMPSFQICEALRLLREEEITLVFVVPPVATLLATHPQVVPSDLSTVTTMICGAAALDPSVARAITARLGVEVLQGYGLSEMAPVTHVMRRGADMPVESVGTALSGIRFRVVDPETGADVRPPIQDTVAGPGELLITGPNAMVGYLGDPAATAEMIDDEGWVHTGDLVTVDAQGCLWVVDRMKEVLKNRGYQVSPTQLEQLLHEYPGVRDVAVTGVRGDDIDDERPFALIVRHVGAGVGPSEEGLLCYVADRTAAHRHLAGVAFVEQIPRSSSGKILRRRLPDLLPEGVAAAR; this comes from the coding sequence ATGGAATACCCCAGCTCTGACCCCGACATCGAGTACCCGGATCTTCGCCTGGACCAGTTCGTGCTCGCTGCCCTGGCCGAGCACGAGGCAGACCGGGCCGCTCTGATCGACGGAGTGACCGGCCGGAGCCTCACCTACGGGGAGCTGATCGCTCAGGTCCATCGGGCTGCTGCCGGATTCGCTCGGCTCGGTATCGGCTCCGGCGACGTGGTGGCCGTCCATCTGCCGAACTGTCCGGAGTTCGCGGTTCTTCTCCTGGCGATCTCGGCGGTAGGCGCGACGACGAGCCCGGTGTCGACCTCGTCGGTGGCCGAGGAGGTCATCGGCCACGTCGAGACATCAGGGGCCACGATGCTGGTCGCGCACGCATCCTTGTGGCCTGCAGCAGGTCCCTGCGCCTCGTCGATGGCGGTGGCCGGTTCCCCGGTGGTGGTCGTCGCCATGGACGAGCTGTCGCGTCCTGTCCACGACGGATTCACCTCCTACACGGACTTCTTGGCCTCCTCCCCCGAAGGCATGGAGATCGATCCGACCGCCCCTGATCTCGATCTGGCCACCCACCCGGTGTGTCTTCCGTTCTCCAGCGGAACGACGGGATTGCCCAAACCGGTGATGCTCAGCCATCGGGCGGTCACGGCGAATGTTCTACAGTTCAACGCCGCTGTCCATTTTCCCGGCCCGCAGAAGACCTTGGCCTTCCTTCCCTTCAGCCACGTCTACGCCCTGTCAGCCACCTTGCTCGGTGGGCTCGTCCGCGGGGACACCCTGGTCACGATGCCGTCGTTCCAGATCTGCGAGGCCCTGCGGCTGCTCCGTGAGGAAGAGATCACGCTCGTCTTCGTCGTCCCACCGGTGGCCACACTCCTGGCGACCCACCCTCAGGTCGTCCCCAGCGACCTTTCCACCGTGACCACGATGATCTGTGGCGCTGCCGCTCTCGACCCGTCGGTGGCCCGGGCGATAACGGCCCGTCTTGGAGTGGAAGTTCTTCAGGGGTACGGCCTTTCGGAGATGGCCCCGGTCACGCACGTGATGCGTCGCGGAGCCGACATGCCGGTCGAGTCGGTCGGCACCGCGCTATCCGGCATCCGTTTCCGGGTCGTGGACCCCGAGACCGGTGCGGATGTCCGCCCACCTATCCAGGACACCGTTGCCGGCCCTGGCGAGCTCCTGATCACCGGCCCCAATGCGATGGTCGGTTATCTGGGTGACCCTGCTGCCACCGCTGAGATGATCGACGACGAGGGGTGGGTGCACACCGGTGATCTGGTGACCGTCGACGCCCAGGGATGTCTGTGGGTCGTCGACCGGATGAAAGAGGTCCTGAAGAACCGCGGGTACCAGGTATCGCCCACGCAGCTGGAACAGCTGCTCCACGAATATCCCGGCGTCCGCGATGTCGCGGTCACCGGTGTCCGGGGCGATGACATCGACGACGAGCGTCCGTTCGCGCTGATCGTGCGCCATGTCGGAGCCGGCGTCGGACCCAGCGAAGAAGGCCTGCTGTGTTATGTCGCTGACCGCACCGCAGCGCACCGGCATCTGGCCGGGGTGGCCTTCGTCGAACAGATTCCCCGCTCGTCATCGGGCAAGATCCTGCGCCGTCGACTTCCGGACCTTCTCCCCGAAGGTGTCGCCGCTGCCCGGTGA
- a CDS encoding AAA family ATPase yields MRIHRLKVSHLRGLQDPEPLAFPDNGCYLLTGANEAGKSTLVEAIDLLLDEKDSSAKAKVRAVRPIGQDVPTTIEAEFSAGEYRFVYRKQWFKRAATELQVISPRTEHLTGQEAHERVQQILAETTDMALWKALRFMQGSVPDQLDLTGSAALTAALDRASGTTTETGGDADTLVSAVAAEYARYFTPEKARPTGELAREQRKIEQARDIRSAAADAVREVEEDVAHHERIAREIEETTARWQAARDELDSSEQVWVEIASVEEEFVEAAARVDEAARECRHARERLQDRDALLAEVAQRRSTYEEQEQVLRELGEELAQSQERQAEGQRRKTELTQRVRDLTRTLDSIVRTHEYNRASEDVLALTNAVTRAEDADRVRLGAARELAECRVDEEALQEVEQCAVQLGLARARRDADSAHLIVTASADGQEVMAGTTSHRLDRDEEVVLTVDQELIVEIPGQLRLRWTPESAAQERADAVAAAESALQRALDRVGVHTLEAARDSCRRHGEASNTLARARERLEDLLEGKSVADLRDRLVEAEGRLAALAEHEPSNQDETDLIDADTEEPTDLAALRAELAEVEEQLNLHEVQLKAAQEEASDLRDRHARADSLLGAAHQELTAAEARLGTAREQVQDDELARAVEQAEDVRQRSSDRSRQLEQKLTELDADSNRRLRDSGREALAGVERHATSLREDLVRVEARLEQAGRQGRYDALEKAESELEQAERRLTSVTRRAEAARHLHETLQTHRQNAQRAYARPFAEALRHFGAVVFGPGLELEVDESLRVVARVVDGQRVPFECLSTGAKEQLAILTRLAVSTLVDRDQGVPVVIDDALGYSDPERLRRVVAAFGLADDVQILLLTSSPTRYAGIAVAGQARIGR; encoded by the coding sequence ATGAGGATCCACCGGCTGAAGGTCTCCCATCTCAGGGGGCTTCAGGACCCGGAGCCCCTGGCCTTCCCGGACAACGGGTGTTACCTGTTGACCGGCGCCAACGAAGCCGGGAAATCGACCCTTGTCGAAGCGATCGACCTTCTGCTCGACGAGAAGGACAGCAGCGCGAAGGCGAAGGTTCGTGCGGTTCGGCCGATCGGCCAGGACGTTCCCACCACGATCGAAGCAGAATTCAGCGCAGGGGAGTACCGCTTCGTCTACCGCAAACAATGGTTCAAACGGGCCGCGACCGAACTGCAGGTGATCAGCCCCCGCACCGAGCATCTCACTGGGCAGGAAGCTCACGAGCGGGTGCAGCAGATCCTTGCCGAGACCACGGACATGGCGTTGTGGAAGGCCTTGCGCTTCATGCAAGGAAGCGTGCCTGATCAGCTTGATCTCACCGGTAGCGCTGCGCTGACCGCAGCATTGGACCGGGCATCAGGAACGACCACCGAGACAGGCGGAGACGCAGATACTCTTGTCTCGGCCGTGGCAGCCGAGTACGCCCGTTACTTCACTCCGGAGAAGGCCCGACCCACCGGTGAACTAGCCCGTGAACAGCGGAAGATCGAACAGGCCCGCGATATCAGGAGCGCTGCAGCAGACGCCGTGCGGGAGGTGGAAGAGGACGTCGCGCACCACGAACGGATCGCACGAGAGATCGAGGAGACCACGGCCCGGTGGCAGGCAGCCCGGGACGAACTCGATTCCAGCGAGCAGGTTTGGGTCGAGATCGCTTCCGTCGAAGAAGAATTCGTCGAGGCCGCTGCGCGTGTCGATGAGGCGGCTCGAGAATGCCGCCACGCCCGAGAACGCCTCCAGGACCGTGACGCGCTACTCGCCGAGGTGGCCCAACGACGATCGACCTACGAGGAGCAGGAGCAAGTTCTACGCGAGCTGGGAGAAGAGCTGGCGCAGTCACAAGAACGTCAGGCGGAAGGACAACGGAGGAAAACCGAGCTCACCCAACGCGTACGTGATCTGACGCGGACCCTGGACAGCATCGTGCGTACCCACGAATACAACCGCGCCTCGGAGGACGTCCTTGCTTTGACGAATGCGGTCACGCGAGCCGAAGACGCCGACCGGGTCAGATTGGGCGCGGCCAGAGAACTCGCCGAATGCCGGGTCGACGAGGAGGCCCTGCAGGAGGTCGAACAATGCGCGGTCCAGCTCGGCCTCGCTCGGGCTCGACGCGACGCCGACAGTGCACATCTCATCGTGACCGCTTCAGCAGACGGCCAGGAGGTCATGGCCGGAACCACCTCCCATCGGCTCGACCGCGACGAAGAAGTCGTGCTCACCGTCGACCAAGAACTCATCGTCGAGATCCCCGGACAGCTCCGACTCCGCTGGACACCCGAAAGCGCGGCACAGGAACGCGCTGATGCGGTGGCCGCGGCCGAAAGCGCACTGCAACGAGCCTTGGACCGGGTGGGTGTTCACACCCTCGAAGCAGCTCGTGATTCCTGTCGGCGGCACGGCGAGGCCTCGAACACCCTGGCCCGGGCCCGAGAACGACTCGAGGACCTCCTCGAGGGCAAGAGCGTCGCCGATCTACGTGATCGTCTCGTCGAAGCCGAAGGACGCCTGGCCGCCCTGGCTGAACACGAGCCGAGCAACCAGGACGAGACCGATCTCATCGACGCCGATACCGAAGAACCCACGGACCTAGCCGCACTACGGGCAGAACTTGCCGAGGTCGAAGAACAGCTGAACTTGCACGAGGTACAGCTGAAAGCTGCCCAGGAGGAGGCCTCCGACCTTCGGGATCGTCACGCCCGTGCGGATTCGCTGCTCGGAGCCGCGCATCAGGAGCTGACGGCTGCCGAAGCGCGATTGGGCACGGCACGTGAACAGGTCCAGGACGACGAGCTCGCTCGAGCGGTTGAACAGGCTGAAGACGTGCGGCAGCGCAGCAGCGACCGGAGCCGACAGCTGGAGCAGAAACTCACGGAACTGGACGCAGACAGCAACCGGCGACTACGCGACTCCGGGCGGGAGGCCCTGGCCGGGGTGGAACGGCACGCAACAAGCCTGCGGGAGGACCTGGTCCGCGTCGAAGCACGCCTGGAACAGGCCGGGCGCCAAGGACGCTACGACGCCTTGGAGAAGGCGGAAAGCGAGCTCGAACAGGCTGAGCGCAGACTCACCTCGGTCACCCGCCGGGCCGAGGCGGCCCGACATCTACACGAGACTTTGCAGACACACCGCCAGAACGCCCAGCGCGCCTATGCCAGGCCCTTCGCCGAGGCCTTGCGCCATTTCGGCGCGGTGGTCTTCGGACCTGGTCTCGAACTCGAGGTCGACGAATCGCTACGGGTGGTGGCCCGTGTCGTCGACGGACAGCGGGTGCCCTTCGAATGCCTGTCCACCGGGGCGAAGGAACAATTGGCGATCCTCACCCGTTTGGCGGTCTCCACCCTGGTTGATCGGGACCAAGGGGTACCCGTCGTCATCGACGATGCACTGGGCTATTCCGATCCGGAACGGCTACGCAGGGTCGTGGCGGCATTCGGTCTGGCCGATGACGTCCAGATCCTGCTGCTGACGAGTTCGCCGACCCGCTACGCCGGAATTGCCGTAGCAGGTCAGGCGCGTATCGGCAGATGA